One Acidimicrobiia bacterium DNA segment encodes these proteins:
- a CDS encoding response regulator transcription factor, with amino-acid sequence MRLLVVEDDRSISEPLRTGLTREGFDVHLVGTGAEALAAPPADLVLLDLGLPDLDGRVVCRELRARSQVPIIVVTARGEEIDRVTLLELGADDYVVKPFGFRELVARIRAVLRRSNQDQTAPPAPTGNTPIEVGQLTIDRRTRKVTLAGQPVTLTPKEFDLLAYLAADPGTVHTRDQIISDVWDENWWGPTKTLDVHIASLRKKIGPATIETVRGVGFTMPDQPPTP; translated from the coding sequence ATGCGCCTGCTGGTAGTCGAAGATGACCGCTCGATCTCCGAGCCGCTGCGTACCGGACTCACCCGGGAAGGCTTTGATGTTCACCTGGTCGGTACCGGCGCAGAAGCATTGGCCGCCCCTCCCGCCGACCTGGTCCTGCTCGACCTCGGACTCCCTGATCTCGACGGTCGGGTCGTATGCCGGGAGCTGCGAGCCCGATCTCAGGTGCCGATCATTGTGGTGACCGCTCGCGGAGAAGAGATCGATCGGGTTACCTTGCTAGAACTCGGTGCCGACGACTACGTCGTCAAGCCTTTCGGGTTCCGGGAACTCGTCGCCCGGATTCGGGCCGTTCTGCGACGATCGAACCAGGATCAGACCGCCCCGCCGGCGCCTACCGGTAACACACCGATCGAAGTCGGCCAACTGACCATTGATCGACGCACCCGCAAAGTAACCCTGGCGGGTCAACCCGTCACCCTGACACCCAAAGAGTTTGACCTGCTCGCCTACCTGGCGGCCGACCCGGGAACAGTCCACACCCGCGACCAGATCATCTCAGACGTGTGGGACGAGAACTGGTGGGGACCAACCAAGACCCTCGACGTTCATATCGCGTCGCTTCGCAAGAAAATCGGTCCCGCCACCATCGAAACCGTCCGCGGGGTCGGTTTCACAATGCCTGATCAGCCGCCTACACCATGA
- a CDS encoding HAMP domain-containing protein gives MTRRLIVSYLIVTVFVLLVLEIPLGLFFQQRELNRLTADAERDATVLASIYEDALEKDTIPDPVPAANYNRDTSARVVIVDDQGISLVDTAANTDRDFSTRPEFEIALNGGRATGIRHSDTLNADLLYVAVPVASGGNVHGAVRITLDTHEVTERVQRFWIGLSGVAIVVLIGVAAVGKTLASSVIRPIRHLQTTAARFAGGDLTQTVPDPSSPPELISLEEAMNTMAHRLDRLLEQQRQFVSDSSHQLRTPLTALRLRLENLQSTIDDPMQVEELDLAVGEIARLSELVNNLLHLAKADQVQAVAPCDLTKLTQDRADTWTAIADEAGLTIKTLMPRHKVWVSAVPGGVEQILDNLLDNAMSASPPGATITATISEGSDRHVLSVSDTGPGLDGEQKRLATERFWRADPSKPGTGLGLAIIKSLVEASHGELALADNSPTGLTVTVTFDAAGPPSLDPATAAGQSNRRQL, from the coding sequence ATGACACGGCGCCTCATCGTGTCTTACCTCATTGTGACGGTGTTCGTCCTGCTCGTGCTCGAAATCCCGCTTGGCCTCTTCTTTCAACAACGAGAACTCAACCGACTCACCGCCGATGCCGAGCGAGACGCCACCGTTCTCGCTTCCATCTATGAGGACGCCCTCGAAAAGGACACCATCCCTGATCCGGTTCCAGCTGCCAATTACAATCGGGACACCTCGGCCCGGGTGGTGATCGTCGACGACCAGGGCATCTCGCTCGTGGACACCGCGGCCAACACCGACCGGGATTTCTCGACCAGACCAGAATTCGAAATAGCCCTCAATGGCGGTCGGGCGACAGGAATTCGCCACTCGGACACGCTCAACGCCGACCTGCTCTACGTGGCCGTACCCGTGGCTTCGGGCGGCAACGTTCACGGGGCGGTCCGCATCACGCTCGATACCCACGAAGTAACCGAACGAGTCCAACGGTTTTGGATCGGTCTGAGCGGCGTGGCGATCGTGGTCCTCATCGGGGTGGCGGCGGTCGGCAAAACGCTGGCAAGCTCGGTTATTCGACCAATCCGACACCTGCAAACTACGGCTGCCCGATTCGCCGGAGGCGACCTGACCCAGACCGTTCCCGACCCCAGTTCCCCGCCTGAGCTCATCTCGCTCGAAGAAGCGATGAACACGATGGCCCACCGCCTGGACCGACTGCTCGAACAGCAACGCCAGTTCGTGTCGGATTCGTCACACCAACTTCGCACCCCGCTAACCGCCCTCCGGCTCAGGTTGGAGAATCTCCAGAGCACGATTGATGATCCAATGCAGGTGGAGGAACTCGATCTGGCCGTCGGCGAGATCGCCAGACTCTCGGAACTGGTGAACAATCTCCTCCACCTGGCCAAAGCGGACCAAGTCCAGGCCGTGGCACCCTGCGATCTCACGAAGCTGACCCAGGACCGGGCCGATACCTGGACTGCCATCGCCGACGAGGCGGGCCTCACCATCAAGACGCTGATGCCCCGCCACAAGGTCTGGGTAAGCGCGGTTCCGGGTGGCGTCGAACAAATCCTCGACAACCTCCTCGACAACGCCATGAGCGCATCACCGCCGGGCGCCACGATTACTGCCACCATTTCGGAAGGGAGCGACCGACACGTCCTTTCGGTCTCGGACACCGGTCCGGGTCTCGATGGCGAACAGAAACGGCTGGCCACCGAGCGCTTCTGGCGGGCCGATCCGAGCAAGCCAGGAACCGGTCTTGGCCTGGCAATCATCAAGAGTCTCGTCGAGGCATCACACGGCGAGCTAGCCCTGGCCGACAATTCACCGACTGGCCTGACCGTGACTGTCACCTTCGACGCAGCCGGACCACCAAGTTTGGATCCTGCCACCGCGGCGGG